The window GACAGACGGCAGTCAATTCCTCACCTTCCAGCTGGGGGAAGAACTGTACGGGGTCGACATTCTCCGGGTTCAGGAAATTAAAGGCTACACGGCAGTCACTCGCATTCCCAATACGCCGGCCCACATCAAGGGTGTCCTGAACTTGCGCGGCACCATCGTGCCGATCGTTGAGCTCCGGACGAAGTTCGGCATGCCGACGATTGAGTACACCATGTTCACCGTGATCGTAGTGGTCGTCGTAAAAGAGAAAATTATGGGCCTCGTGGTGGATGCAGTGTCGGATGTCCTGGATATCGACAAGAAAGACATCCAGCCCGCTCCGCAGTTCGGAGCGCAGGTGGACGTGAGCTTCTTGAACGGCATCGGCAAGGCCGGGGACAAGCTGGTGGCGCTGCTCGATATGGATCGTCTGTTGACCGATGGAGACATGCAAGAAGCCGAGAAAGTCGCAGCCTAACTACTCACAGTTAAGGAGATTGGACATGGGATTGAATGTTGAATTGTTGGAGTCGAGTTTTAAGCTGGTAGCCCCCAAAGGCGACGCGTTGGTCACGAGGTTTTACGAGCGGCTATTTAAGAAGTACCCGTCGGTCAAGCCTCTGTTCAAGAAGACCTCGATCAAGGAGCAGAAAAAGAAGCTGCTGGCGTCCTTGGTCCTGGTGATTCAGAACCTCCGTCGCCCGGACAAGCTTACCTCCGTGTTGCAGGACATGGGAGCCAGGCACGTCGGATACGGCGTGAAGCCGGCCCATTACGATGCGGTCGGAGAAAATCTTCTGGCCGTGCTCGGCGAAGTCGCCGGACCGGCATGGACCCCTCAAGTGAAGCAAGCCTGGACCGAGGCCTACGGGGCAATCAAGACCATCATGCTCGCCGGAGCGGAGCGTGCACATTCCACACAAGGAGAGAAGACGATGAGTAAGGCAAAAGAGAAGCAGGATGCTTCCGCCGGAGCAGACATGCTGGGATTCTACTTGGGAGCCCTCGATCAATCGCAGAACAATATTCTGCTGTGTGATCGCAATCTGGTCATCACCTATGCCAACTCGACGGCCAAGAAGACGCTCATCTCGCTGGAGGCCGAAATCAAGAAGGTGCTGCCGAAATTCAATGCCTCTGCGGTCGTCGGCGTCTGCATCGACGACTTTCACGTGGATCCGAGCAAACAACGCAGGATCTTGTCGAATCCTGCCAACATGCCGCACCGGGCGGATATTCAGATCGGACCGCTAACCCTCAGCCTGTTGGTCACAGCCATCATGAGCCCAGACGGGGAGTACCTGGGAAATGCGTTGGAGTGGGCCGATGTCACCGAGAAGCGAAGACTTGAGACTGAAATGTCACGGC is drawn from Nitrospira sp. ND1 and contains these coding sequences:
- a CDS encoding chemotaxis protein CheW, which codes for MATQELAGKDSNQQMGITTDGSQFLTFQLGEELYGVDILRVQEIKGYTAVTRIPNTPAHIKGVLNLRGTIVPIVELRTKFGMPTIEYTMFTVIVVVVVKEKIMGLVVDAVSDVLDIDKKDIQPAPQFGAQVDVSFLNGIGKAGDKLVALLDMDRLLTDGDMQEAEKVAA